The Gossypium hirsutum isolate 1008001.06 chromosome D07, Gossypium_hirsutum_v2.1, whole genome shotgun sequence genome includes the window TACAGTatgaaacaaataaatgaattttttttgtctaattagCCTGTTACAGATTCTGTCCCAAAATCAAAACAAGAAACAAGTTGATTGGGTGGGAAGAACATCTTACTCTCTTCTTCATCATCCATCTTCCACAGTGAGTCCCAGCAGTATTCCCATGAAAAATTGCAACCTTGTTGACTGTAGTTATCAGGCAGAGGTTTTATTATTGTGTCTTCTTCAGGCATATCAATGTCTTTCCATATATCATCCATGGAGTAGCCATTTCCATCTTCAAATTCTGGACTGTTTTTCTTTCCTGCCATGTCAAGGCCCCCAGTGTCATAAAAGCTTACAATATTTCCAGTACCAGAGGAGGGCAAGGAATCGACTGCAGTAacagttgatgatgatgaatGACAATTTGAAGATGATGAAGATGGTGAGATGGGGATGGCCCGTTTCTTTTCTTGAGCCGTTTTTCTCATATGGGTTCTCCAATAGTTCTTAATCTCGTTGTCAGTACGCCCTGGTAATTTTCGAGCAATTCTCGACCACCTGCATATGatataatatatgtttataaataatCAAACCAAGCTTTGAGGTTGGTAATGGAAATTACAGAGTTCCATTCATATTGTTTTTCAAACCTGTTTCCCCATTTGGCATGAAGTTCAAGGACGAGGCGCTCTTCATGGGGAGTCATCTTTCCCGTTTTGAGACCAGGGTGCAGGTAATTAACCCACCGTAACCTGCAACTTTTTCCAGTTCGGTTCAAACCTATAACAACAAAAACCAAGTGGTTAAAGGCAAAAGGCTCCTTCCAAAACCACCAAATCTTACAGATAAATCCTACCTATTTCATTGTCTCCCGCCACACCTTCAAACCTGAAACTTTGGCTATAAAATCCCATCGTCGATCTCCAAATAAGTGAACAAAGTTCGCCAGAAGGATGTCCTCTTGTTCTGTCCAGGGACCCTTTCTGATTTCATCTTGCAccatcttttttttctctctctccctctctctcagATTCTTGCTGGAAATGGGCATTTAAGTCCAAGTAATTGCTGCTGTTTCATGAAGACTTAGGCGTACACtactctaatatatatatatgactactAAGTTACTTGTAATTGTCAAGAGAGGGTTTGATTGTCTTGTTGCTGGTATATACTAATAAATATGAAGATATGGTTGCATACAACGGTTCCCTGCTGTAATGCGCGCATGCCATTTGTGATAGGGAACCTTATGCATCTGATGTCAGCCACTATAGCAAATAATCTAAGTGATAGATTGATCTGTTGATGTAATTCTCAACCGTTGTATTTCAATACACAAATGAGTTCTGTAGGTAATTTATGTATAGTTATTAGTAATGCTTTAGTCATGGCAGTATATGAAATGAGCAGGCAGCATATGATTGGATAAGGAGGAATAAGGGAAAGGAAGTCCCTAGATCCTCCATCCCCCATCCATTCAAGTTGAGGAAATGATGATAGTGCCCCTTGACTTTTATTAAAGGCCATAGATACGGAGAAGCTAAGTAAACATTACGAAAGAGAGAAAGGACGAAACTCGgaaagcaaagcaaagcaaaaggAAGGCACTATTTGGATGTCATAAAAGtaaaatttctttctttaataAAAAATGGAGTAAGATATTATTCTTGAAAAACCTATTGTTCAATGCCAGGTAAATCCACAATCTACTTGTTTCTAAAAAATAGAGTTGGGttttttttcttatagtgctCCTACCACTCTAAAGCATTGGAatctttgttgttgttgttggttttttttttttttgggggggggggctATTTTAGATTGATTCATTTCATTTTGATTCTACCCAAAGCAGCCAATCCATGTTCTCATTCACCATAATATAGCAATTGACCTGGTTTTACTTCATGTTCCACATCTTGATATGTGCCTTGAAAGGGGGGTGGTTTTGCATCTCAAAGTTATTCATTGAAAAGCTCCAAAATGAATGCAGAATTTTGGGTCTACTTTGGTTTTCGTTTTGATTGACAGCTTAACAAATGGTTACTAAAGGTCTCGAGGCAACGTTTTAAATCAGTAGGAAGGGCATTATAAAGGAAATGTTTAAAATGGAATATGGCGTCATTTGCCTCTGCTAATGCTAACAACATTAGGTTTGTGGGTTTTGAATGTTAGAACTGTTTCCAGCACAGCATAAAAAAAGAATACAATGAAATCTGGAAGGCATTGAATGGCCTGGTGGCTCCTTGCTTTTAACACTAACCCTAAAACGAAAAGAGacccaaaaataaagaaagaaagaaatgaaggATGATGATGTGGAAACCACCAAAACTTGTGGCCACCCCCACCCTGGTCCTCTTTCCATGTGCCTGATGCGTGGTCCCTGAAGCTTCATTTCAATGAAAATCAGGTGTTTCATATAAGATAAAGAGTATATGTTAATAAGAAAATGACTGTCATATTCACAGATACGTATCACAATTTCTTCATCTTTAATTTTCTTGCGCACAAGTGTGTTGGAGTTGAGCTGCAGACAATTAATTAAGTTTACATATGTTGTCTGATAAAATTATGAGGCTTTTAGGGTCATTATGGATGATATCTTTTCAAGAAATAGTATTATAGCAGTCATACATAGAAATATGGGGTAAGTGTTCACTTTCACTCATGAGATAAAATCCAAGTCTGTCAAGTTAAAATATTTTGCCAGTTCTTCTAGTACTAAGATTCAGGGTGAATCTAGAGCAAGTGACAGGAGCTCCACCTAGAGGTGTGTATGGGACGGGTTAGGTTCGGGCTCGGGCCGGGTTTAACTAAAAATTAGACTCGTTTGTTAGGCTTGGGTCTGGCCAAaaaaatgagtctaaaattttgcccaaactcGACCCagataaaaatatcaaaacccGGGCTCGACCCGGCCagctcatattattttttatataatttaaaaatatatataatacatcaaaaatactaaaaaaatcaaaataaatatttcccaacaaattgaaaataaattttaaaaaatatgtatacttaaataacactaagatagatgcaacttaacaagcaaatgcctctaaaataataacaaaattaacaaatgtctttaaaataataacaaaattaacaataaaaattttatacaatatccaaacaataacaacaaaatagtagcaacataatagtaaaatggtagcaaactagagagaaaacaataagaaaataatattaaaaacaaaaaaatagattttttttgtcctttagtgaattcgagCCGAGCTCGGGCCAAAAATGTCTTACCTGAGGCCCAACCCATTTTTTAAACtggctttatttttttatccaagcccatatttttgcccaaaccctctcacATTTCGGACATGCCGAGTGGCCCGACCCATGACAGGTCTAGCTCCACCTCTCCTAAATTctgttaaatttttgtttttaggcCCAAAGTTTGTTAATTTCACTTTCTTTTTaatgtaatatatttatattgagggtaaactacaaaaatagtcacttttatttgcctcaggttacattttagtcacttatgtttaaaatgttatgttttagtcacttatgttattattttgttacaaagtgatcactcttccgttaagttcTGTTATCTCCCTAAcagtaatcctacgtggcagtccaactagattttaagtgccaacttggatttcctaatgggatgagaatagatttttagttaaataaatttaattaattaaaaattttaaaccctaaatcttagttAAAAAACCGTTCATCTCccctttttttagttttctttttcagttGACTAAGAAAGCTATTATCATCAGAATTTTTTATTCACCTACAAAAACAAAAGAGGATTCAATGGAGGGTCCAGGTATGTCTTCTTCACCGACAAATTAATGTTCTAAGACTTAAAATCAAGTGGTTGTCGATAAATTTATGTAATACGATGAACTGCAATGAGTGTAGCATGTGAAAACCAAGCCAAAACTTGAAGAAGCAAAGGGTTGCCATTACACCATCTAGAGACTTTCCGAAGGAAAGTCCAGAGGCAATGGAAAAGATCACCATGAACATCAAGGTGAGTCCATAAACTCGCTTTCGGCCTAATTTATCACCAAGTCAACCAAAGAAAAGTTGTCCAGCTAAAGTTCCACAAAAGGCCACACCATTAACAGTAGCAACAATACGAGGAGGCAAAGTTCCAGGCTTTTCAGAAAGTGAATCGAAGTAGTAAATACGACCGAGCAATTTTGTGATAAGATAGATGCTAAAAAGGTCATAAGCATCAGTGAAGAAACCCATTCCAGCAATCACAATTGTAGTGAAATGGTACCATTGTATCTTTGCTGCATCCAACGCATTAAGAACTCCAAGCTGGTTTGccatttttgtctttttttaccTGAAACCAGATCAAATAGGAAATTAACAAAACATAGGAATTTTGGGTTTTCTCTGAATAAACAATCCCATgtcaaataaaaatggaaaaagccCCAAGTTGAACAAAAGCTGGTTCAGCCATTAAAACAAACTATTTTGGCTTTTCATTCTAGGATGTTAACTGGAACATCATTTTTTCACATGCTGAAGTCATTGTAGCTCATCTTATTACATAAATTTGTCGACAATCACTTGATTTTAAGTCTTAGAACATAAATTTGTCGGTGAAAAAGACATACCTGGACCCTCCATTGAATCCTCTTTTGTTTTTGTaggtaaataaaaatttttgatgatAATAGCTTTCTTagtcaagtgaaaaagaaaactaaaaaagagGGAAGATGAACGGTTTTTTaactaagatttagggtttaaaatttttaattaattaaatttatttgattaaaaatatattctcatcccattaggaaatccaagttggcacttaaaatctagttagactgccacgtaggattaccgttagggagataacggaacttaacggaagagtgatcacttcgtaacaaaataataacataagtgactaaaacgtaacatttcaaacataaataactaaaatgtaacctgaggcaaacaaaagtgactacttttatagtttaccctttatATTGatgatgtttaatattttgatcatTACAATATTAGAAGATGATAGAGTTTGAATTCATATTAATTAGATGTCATAATTCTACCAATACTCTAATCCgtattatttcttataaaaattttacatatgtaaatttacttataatgtttaaaattttaaaatttttatttggtcATAAGAAATTTATATATTGTGTGCAGGAgaatgaattatatgaaatagGGATGTGATGGGTGTCGAAACCACTAAATATAATTTCCTACTctctaacttaattaaatagtAGTATAGAGTAGTAGGGTCGATCCCACAGGGACTGGGACTTCTAATTTTCTTGTTTACATAACCAGGTTCCTAAGTCTAGGTAGTTGTCGTACCCATGATATGTGTGTTGCAGAGttgaaaaaataaaagggggattttagttgataaataaaataaaaaacaaatataaaataaaataataacagtgcaaaataaaattaaggcaattaaattaaattggtgAATCAAATATGTTAATGCTTAGCCTCAGCTTCAGTATACTTCGAAATCAAATCGATCCTTAAAAGTAGATTTTCCTTTTAAAcgataagctagttatagtgaTTAAGGAAGCCCCAACcgccaacttttccttgtgtagTTGGTTCTCTAGTATGACCTGTAAACCAACTCTTACTGATTATCTAACCACGTAACATGCGTCCGCAATTTAATATCTCAGTAGCCTTGTGATCTAGAAAAGCCCAACTCAAATTAACGACCTCAACCGCATGGGTCGTTTAAATtcgatcactatctcccttgacgAAAAATAACTATCTTTTTCCATTTGAACATGCCAATTTGTTCACGGGAACTCAAATACGGTAGACGACCAACTTGATTTCCCAATTTTTTGCCAATACAACTCCCACCCAACGTGCACTTTGAGCTGAAATTTGATCAACTTTAAAGGACGATTGTGACTATCTCAAATACCAAAGAGATAACGAATGCCATGTTGAAAGGTTTTTAGTGCGGGTTCATATCTCACGATTTTTTTGGTCGAAATGATAACTGGGCTAAAACTAAAAGGAAATAGTTGAGTATGAAACTAATCATGCTTAATGAAATATTAGAATGGGTTTAGGTGTAATGGTGATAGGTGGAGGAAGGAAGGGACTTAAAGAGGAATTCaaccaaagaaaatagaaaaagaatggCAGAATGCTTGTACTGCTAAAAGACGAGTGAaagagaaatgaaataaatgatttttattcaatttccagtCTATTTTCCAAAGTAACCTTACAAGGtatttatatacatttcatatgttaATTTTAGCCTGATTCATCTAACAACCAACCACATAAAACCAGATTTTAtatcagatttttttttctaaatttaacttttacaaagtcaaataGAAAATCTGATCAGCcataaatttctcaaaattttcaattcgGCCCCCTTTTATTGCTTGTGCTCTAATTTAGCTCGATTTGCTTGTTCACTCAAATTTCGATACTCCAACTACGTACctggtaaaatttaaaaaaattacaagctCAGTAGCAAAAATTGCCGAAATTGGGCGTGTTAAACATACAAATTCAGCTTATTATCAGGATGTCATGTCATCTTATATTCCATTCCAATAATTGTATGCCATGTCATTATTTTTTCATCTCATTCTGAGGACAATGTCACATAAGATAATATATTacttgtagaagcccaaatttgctgGGCCCATtgtccaaataaaataaaatacaacaaaCCCAAAATTCAATCCCAACTACCCAAACCTTAAGCCCAAAATAATCAGCCCACAAACTTAAAAtttcagcagcaaaccctagcTGGCCGCCGCATGCCTTACGtggcctcctcgtctgccacgccTCCAGCCCACGCCTCCACTCGCACGCTTCTGCCACCACTGTCGGCCACTGGCACCTGCAAAGCCAACAAGTAGACGcaacaacaaagaaaaagaatgtaaaaaaacaaaatagagataaaagCATTGGTAATCGGGTTATAAAAAACCCCAAGCACTGCTCATGTATCTTCTTCTTCGTTTGGGATGAACAAAAAAAATCAGAAAGAAACacagaaattttgaaaagattggATCCTTGTTATTTCCTCttcgttttccttttttttatttgtttacttgttttatcttacattttttcttcttttgcaaatctattttttaataactataataaaaaaaatcaaaatcaaaataaagggAGAGGGAACTCACCGGAAGTGGCCTTGGTTCCGTCGTCGGAGGGTCTCTCCTCCGTCGTCCAAATCGGGTCCAAGAGGCCGAGAACCTCCCTTGTTTTCGACTCCCATGGGTGGAGAGAGTCTTGGCTCTCAAGG containing:
- the LOC107954079 gene encoding transcription factor MYB59 isoform X1, with the protein product MPISSKNLREREREKKKMVQDEIRKGPWTEQEDILLANFVHLFGDRRWDFIAKVSGLNRTGKSCRLRWVNYLHPGLKTGKMTPHEERLVLELHAKWGNRWSRIARKLPGRTDNEIKNYWRTHMRKTAQEKKRAIPISPSSSSSNCHSSSSTVTAVDSLPSSGTGNIVSFYDTGGLDMAGKKNSPEFEDGNGYSMDDIWKDIDMPEEDTIIKPLPDNYSQQGCNFSWEYCWDSLWKMDDEEESKMFFPPNQLVSCFDFGTESVTG
- the LOC107954079 gene encoding transcription factor MYB48 isoform X2, which codes for MGFYSQSFRFEGVAGDNEIGLNRTGKSCRLRWVNYLHPGLKTGKMTPHEERLVLELHAKWGNRWSRIARKLPGRTDNEIKNYWRTHMRKTAQEKKRAIPISPSSSSSNCHSSSSTVTAVDSLPSSGTGNIVSFYDTGGLDMAGKKNSPEFEDGNGYSMDDIWKDIDMPEEDTIIKPLPDNYSQQGCNFSWEYCWDSLWKMDDEEESKMFFPPNQLVSCFDFGTESVTG